In one Saccharibacillus brassicae genomic region, the following are encoded:
- a CDS encoding ABC transporter ATP-binding protein: MKGKELLKDYVTAHIPGYLLAVLLIVVANVVQSALPLVLGRFTDDLQTGVLSYDSVLHFALLLLGIGVSYGVLFGFGQYQVMRLGRRFEFEVRQKLFGKFSTLSEHFFSKQGTGKLLSYVTNDVQSVRESISNGVTQTTNAVVLLLSCIVMMMIGDIPLSLILICISPLVFIPLIVVRIGPQVRERSMHVQESLAGMTESAEEQFGGIRVTKTFGTEKIAENRFGEKVDRIRSTQLFLVRLSSLFQAAIPFLGALSLVLALLVGGTQTLSGNITLGSFVSLTLYMRIIVGPLQQIGNVINMMQRSGASLERVNRLMNEEPDVQDEADARTLDRPEEIRFEHLTFNYPGSREPALKDINLTLSPGKTIGIVGRTGSGKTTLVKLLLRIYEPPRGSLFFGATDIRDLSLESLRSRLAYVPQDGFLFSTTIRDNIAFSDREAPMEKVETGAKRAMIYDNISRFPEGFDTRLGERGVTLSGGQRQRTSLARGLTKKAQVLILDDSMSAVDSVTETGILDNLVRERRSKTTIIISHRISAVKHADEIVVLSEGRIVQSGTHEELLRREGAYAMLHRLQEEGLHHDELE; the protein is encoded by the coding sequence TTGAAAGGCAAAGAACTGCTCAAAGACTACGTCACCGCGCATATTCCGGGTTATCTGCTCGCCGTGCTGCTGATCGTGGTCGCAAACGTCGTCCAGTCGGCGCTGCCGCTCGTGCTCGGCCGCTTTACCGACGATCTGCAGACCGGCGTGCTCAGCTACGATTCCGTCCTGCATTTCGCGCTGCTGCTGCTGGGCATCGGCGTCTCGTACGGCGTGCTGTTCGGATTCGGCCAGTATCAGGTGATGCGGCTCGGCCGCCGGTTCGAATTTGAAGTTCGCCAGAAGCTGTTCGGCAAATTCTCCACGCTGAGCGAGCACTTTTTTTCCAAACAAGGCACCGGCAAACTGCTTAGCTACGTCACGAACGACGTCCAGTCGGTACGCGAATCGATCTCGAACGGCGTCACCCAGACGACGAACGCGGTCGTGCTGCTGCTGTCGTGTATCGTCATGATGATGATCGGGGACATTCCGCTGTCGTTGATCCTGATCTGCATCAGCCCGCTCGTATTCATCCCGCTGATCGTCGTGCGCATCGGGCCGCAGGTCCGCGAACGGTCGATGCACGTGCAGGAATCGCTCGCGGGCATGACCGAATCGGCGGAAGAACAGTTCGGCGGCATCCGGGTGACCAAAACGTTCGGCACGGAAAAAATCGCGGAAAACCGGTTCGGCGAAAAAGTCGACCGGATTCGTTCCACCCAACTGTTCCTCGTCCGGCTGTCGTCGCTGTTCCAGGCCGCCATTCCGTTTCTCGGCGCGCTGTCGCTCGTGCTCGCGCTGCTGGTCGGCGGCACGCAGACGCTCAGCGGCAACATTACGCTCGGCAGCTTCGTTTCGCTGACGCTGTACATGCGCATCATCGTCGGCCCGCTCCAGCAGATCGGCAACGTCATCAACATGATGCAGCGTTCCGGCGCTTCGCTCGAACGGGTCAACCGCCTGATGAACGAAGAGCCGGACGTGCAGGACGAAGCCGATGCGCGCACGCTCGACCGCCCGGAAGAAATCCGGTTCGAACATCTGACGTTCAACTATCCGGGCAGCCGCGAACCGGCGCTCAAAGATATCAATCTCACGCTGTCTCCCGGCAAAACGATCGGTATCGTCGGACGGACCGGCAGCGGCAAGACGACGCTCGTCAAGCTGCTGCTGCGCATCTACGAACCGCCGCGCGGCTCGCTGTTCTTCGGCGCCACGGACATTCGCGACCTGTCGCTCGAAAGCCTGCGCAGCCGCCTCGCGTACGTGCCCCAGGACGGCTTCCTGTTCAGCACGACCATTCGCGACAATATCGCTTTTAGCGACCGGGAAGCGCCGATGGAAAAAGTCGAGACCGGCGCCAAACGGGCGATGATCTACGACAACATCTCGCGCTTCCCGGAAGGCTTCGATACCCGGCTCGGCGAGCGCGGCGTGACGTTGTCGGGCGGCCAGCGCCAGCGGACGAGTCTCGCCCGCGGCCTGACCAAAAAAGCGCAGGTGCTTATTCTCGACGACAGCATGAGCGCCGTGGATTCCGTCACCGAGACGGGCATCCTCGACAATCTGGTCCGCGAACGGCGCAGTAAGACGACGATCATCATCTCGCACCGCATCAGCGCGGTCAAGCATGCGGACGAGATCGTCGTGCTGAGCGAAGGAAGGATCGTGCAAAGCGGGACGCACGAAGAACTGCTGCGGCGCGAAGGCGCTTACGCAATGCTGCACCGGCTGCAGGAGGAGGGATTGCATCATGACGAACTTGAATAA
- a CDS encoding GNAT family N-acetyltransferase, translating into MTDYRLMQPHELAEAARLSDSVFRPYTLPSMSDLFPPLFSPGVAHSYGAFADSGALAAFMGLAPSTLRVGGAAVLRAFSIGSVCTAPEQRGAGLAGRLLELSIAHARQAGAPLLFVSGARPLYTRAGSAAFGRATQIVLRPAEAAAPGGLSYRLREARPQDLPGLHALHRAGDTHVEESAAGLGERIGAAAFCGVLGLVQRVILAEAGEEPAAYAVLGVPPGPFHPLGGETDRLPARTDPGAEAAARTEDTPSGNPPTVIAYGGNPQAAAWLLASLPDACGLNELHVHVPWQERELEARLLQTPGAAGFSVPNAGTLLVTDVRLLLDQAYDLWLLPWTEALRVDEEGRVFTASGGRELSRSEWYSVLFDPNSPRLGDIPGWFEPIPLPYVYGLHYI; encoded by the coding sequence ATGACCGATTATCGCTTAATGCAACCGCACGAACTCGCCGAAGCCGCACGATTGTCGGATTCCGTTTTCCGTCCCTATACGCTGCCTTCGATGAGCGACCTGTTCCCTCCCCTGTTCTCGCCGGGCGTGGCGCATTCCTACGGCGCTTTTGCCGACAGCGGAGCGCTCGCCGCCTTCATGGGGCTCGCCCCTTCGACGCTGCGCGTCGGCGGCGCGGCGGTGCTGCGCGCCTTCTCGATCGGCTCGGTCTGCACGGCGCCCGAGCAGCGGGGCGCCGGCCTCGCCGGCCGGCTGCTGGAGCTGAGCATCGCTCACGCCAGACAAGCCGGAGCCCCGCTGCTCTTCGTCTCCGGCGCCCGCCCGCTGTATACGCGGGCGGGCAGCGCCGCTTTCGGCCGCGCCACGCAGATCGTGCTGCGCCCGGCCGAAGCCGCGGCGCCGGGCGGGCTTTCCTACCGGCTGCGCGAAGCCCGGCCGCAGGACCTGCCCGGTCTTCATGCCCTGCATCGCGCAGGCGATACCCACGTTGAAGAAAGCGCCGCGGGACTCGGCGAACGGATCGGCGCCGCTGCGTTCTGCGGCGTTCTGGGGCTTGTGCAGCGCGTGATCCTCGCCGAAGCCGGGGAAGAACCGGCCGCCTACGCCGTGCTTGGCGTGCCGCCCGGTCCGTTTCACCCGCTGGGAGGCGAAACGGACCGCCTCCCGGCGCGGACCGATCCCGGCGCCGAAGCCGCCGCTCGGACGGAAGATACGCCGTCCGGCAATCCGCCGACGGTCATCGCCTACGGCGGCAATCCGCAGGCGGCAGCCTGGCTGCTGGCATCGCTGCCGGATGCCTGCGGCCTGAACGAGCTGCATGTCCACGTGCCTTGGCAGGAGCGCGAACTTGAAGCGCGGCTTCTCCAAACGCCCGGAGCGGCCGGCTTCTCCGTTCCCAATGCCGGAACGCTGCTGGTGACGGACGTCCGGTTGCTGCTGGATCAAGCTTACGACTTGTGGCTGCTGCCGTGGACCGAAGCCCTTCGGGTCGATGAAGAAGGGCGGGTATTTACGGCATCGGGCGGCCGGGAACTGAGCCGAAGCGAATGGTACAGCGTGCTGTTCGATCCGAACAGCCCTCGGCTCGGCGATATTCCCGGCTGGTTCGAGCCGATCCCCCTGCCTTACGTATACGGGCTGCATTACATTTAA
- the pgaC gene encoding poly-beta-1,6-N-acetyl-D-glucosamine synthase, protein MDFPELFSGPYSLITGFVFWYPFIMALFWMAGSLLFLRTKESKKDALDIEEMDWPMISILVPCYNEEDTVEETVRNLAALSYPKKEIILINDGSKDGTDKIIKRLSEEYAMVRAIQLHENRGKANALQVGLFASRSEYLICVDSDALLADTAPYYLIRHFFKGGERLGAVTGSPAIRNRNNLLSRMQLVEYASIIGAIKRTQRLLGKVMTVSGVVVAFRKKALVDVGLWDRDMITEDIAVSWKLQKRFWDVRYEPQAICWMLVPETLSGIWKQRVRWAQGGQEVILRHWKILFSWKQRRMWLIYLEQWISILWAFSWLFVTLLLLFTADTIQERLLWFTLTSFTLVLISLVQLFIALVIDSNYNRVLKYYFWAAWYPAIYWMVNTFVVMAAVPRAISSRLRGGYAVWNSPDRGMKKKAS, encoded by the coding sequence GTGGATTTCCCCGAGCTTTTTTCTGGGCCTTACAGCCTAATTACGGGTTTTGTTTTCTGGTATCCTTTTATAATGGCCCTGTTTTGGATGGCCGGCTCTCTTCTTTTTCTTAGGACCAAAGAATCCAAAAAAGACGCGTTGGACATCGAGGAAATGGATTGGCCGATGATCAGCATACTGGTTCCCTGTTACAACGAAGAAGATACCGTCGAAGAAACGGTCCGCAACCTCGCAGCGCTTTCTTATCCGAAAAAAGAAATTATTTTGATTAATGACGGCTCGAAAGACGGGACGGACAAAATCATCAAAAGATTGTCGGAAGAATACGCCATGGTCAGAGCCATTCAACTGCACGAAAATCGCGGCAAAGCGAATGCTTTGCAAGTCGGCTTGTTCGCCTCCAGATCCGAGTACCTCATTTGCGTCGATTCCGACGCCCTCCTTGCTGATACAGCCCCTTATTATTTAATTCGTCATTTCTTTAAAGGTGGAGAAAGACTTGGAGCCGTGACCGGCAGTCCTGCGATCCGCAACCGCAACAATCTGCTCAGTCGGATGCAGTTGGTCGAGTACGCTTCGATTATCGGAGCCATCAAGCGGACGCAAAGACTGTTGGGAAAAGTCATGACCGTATCCGGAGTCGTGGTCGCTTTTCGCAAAAAAGCGCTTGTGGACGTCGGCTTATGGGACCGGGATATGATTACTGAAGACATAGCGGTCAGTTGGAAGCTCCAAAAGCGCTTCTGGGACGTTCGTTATGAACCGCAGGCCATTTGTTGGATGCTGGTACCGGAAACGTTGTCGGGTATTTGGAAACAGCGCGTTCGGTGGGCGCAGGGCGGCCAGGAAGTCATTCTCCGTCACTGGAAAATTCTGTTCAGCTGGAAGCAGCGCAGAATGTGGCTGATTTACCTCGAACAATGGATCAGTATCTTGTGGGCATTCAGCTGGCTGTTTGTCACGCTGCTGCTGTTGTTTACGGCCGATACGATCCAGGAACGGCTCCTCTGGTTTACGCTCACTTCGTTTACGCTCGTACTCATCAGCCTGGTTCAGTTATTTATCGCGCTTGTGATCGACTCCAATTATAACCGCGTATTGAAATATTATTTCTGGGCAGCCTGGTACCCGGCCATTTATTGGATGGTTAATACGTTTGTCGTTATGGCCGCAGTCCCTCGGGCTATTTCGTCTCGCCTGAGAGGAGGTTACGCTGTATGGAACAGTCCGGACCGCGGCATGAAGAAGAAAGCTTCCTGA